In one Pseudomonas sp. 31-12 genomic region, the following are encoded:
- a CDS encoding cytochrome c: MKHLLSRLALAVGLAAPVLLAHADDQVVRGAYLARAADCMACHTAPGGAPYAGGLPIVSPFGTIYGTNITPSKEHGIGLYNDDEFFAALTEGKRRDGANLYPAMPYTSYHLMPRADSDAIHAYLKTVEPIERAAPVTSLSFPFNVRLGLMGWNMLYGKDVKLEPAEGKSEAWKRGQYMVDVLGHCGECHTPRGLPGAMQQDKRMTGGLLNGYLAPSLLANDLAARGWNHQDLSSFLKHGMSAQGTMFNEMFPVFHNSTQGLNDPDLAAMATFLLGDQPPAAKVLTDVPLDKLSASAQRGRQDYLNVCAGCHAVGGEGKPHIAVAMRGNTTLRLDDPRNLVRVIDDGIGEQKFAGFEHMQPMPGFAEKLSHEQLTDLLNYLRQGWGGQSGDLAVSDVQTLRADAPPLEHKAH, encoded by the coding sequence ATGAAGCATCTTCTTTCCCGCCTGGCGTTGGCGGTTGGTCTGGCTGCGCCGGTCTTGCTGGCTCATGCGGATGATCAAGTGGTTCGCGGTGCCTATCTCGCCCGTGCCGCCGATTGCATGGCCTGTCACACCGCGCCGGGTGGTGCGCCGTACGCGGGCGGCCTGCCGATCGTCTCGCCGTTCGGCACGATCTATGGCACCAACATTACCCCGAGCAAAGAGCACGGCATCGGTCTGTACAACGATGACGAGTTCTTCGCCGCGCTCACCGAGGGCAAGCGTCGCGACGGCGCGAACCTGTACCCGGCGATGCCGTACACCTCGTATCACCTGATGCCACGCGCAGATTCCGACGCGATTCACGCGTACCTGAAAACCGTCGAGCCGATCGAACGTGCAGCACCGGTCACGAGCCTGAGCTTCCCGTTTAACGTGCGCCTGGGCTTGATGGGCTGGAACATGCTCTACGGCAAGGACGTGAAACTGGAACCGGCTGAAGGTAAAAGCGAAGCCTGGAAACGCGGCCAGTACATGGTCGACGTGCTCGGTCACTGCGGCGAGTGTCACACCCCGCGCGGTTTGCCCGGCGCGATGCAGCAGGACAAACGCATGACCGGCGGCCTGCTCAACGGCTACCTGGCGCCAAGTCTGCTGGCCAATGACCTGGCCGCGCGCGGCTGGAATCATCAGGACCTGAGCTCGTTCCTCAAACACGGCATGAGCGCCCAGGGCACGATGTTCAACGAGATGTTCCCGGTGTTCCACAACAGCACCCAAGGCCTCAATGACCCGGACCTGGCGGCGATGGCGACCTTCCTGCTCGGCGATCAACCGCCGGCGGCGAAAGTGCTGACGGACGTGCCGTTGGACAAACTCAGCGCCAGCGCCCAGCGCGGTCGTCAGGATTACCTGAACGTCTGCGCCGGATGCCACGCGGTCGGCGGCGAAGGCAAGCCACACATCGCCGTGGCTATGCGCGGCAACACCACGTTGCGCCTGGACGATCCGCGCAACCTGGTGCGGGTGATCGACGACGGCATTGGTGAGCAGAAATTCGCCGGGTTCGAACACATGCAACCGATGCCGGGGTTCGCCGAGAAGCTCAGCCATGAGCAACTCACCGATCTGCTGAACTACCTGCGTCAGGGCTGGGGTGGTCAATCGGGTGATCTGGCGGTGAGCGATGTGCAGACGTTACGGGCCGATGCACCGCCGCTCGAGCACAAGGCCCACTGA
- a CDS encoding (2Fe-2S)-binding protein, which translates to MANRPLQLTLNGQSVGPVDIPDDLPMIDYLHEYKNLTGSRLGCGQGICHACVVIVDNPDGTSEEVRTCITGAHYFEGKKVRTIEGHATRDEQGQVTELNPIQQRFVDEFAFQCSYCAPGFVNAATVLVEKLQRQPIVKSQLEKVIEDSLGHHICRCTGYVRYYSATRNVLTDLGLVKEG; encoded by the coding sequence ATGGCTAACCGTCCGCTTCAACTGACCCTCAACGGTCAATCCGTCGGCCCGGTGGACATCCCTGATGACCTGCCGATGATCGACTACCTGCACGAATACAAAAACCTCACCGGCTCGCGTCTCGGCTGCGGTCAGGGCATCTGCCACGCCTGCGTGGTGATCGTCGACAATCCGGACGGCACCAGCGAAGAAGTGCGCACCTGCATCACCGGCGCGCACTATTTCGAAGGCAAAAAGGTGCGGACCATTGAAGGCCACGCGACCCGCGACGAGCAGGGCCAGGTCACCGAACTCAATCCTATCCAGCAGCGCTTCGTCGATGAATTCGCCTTCCAGTGCAGCTACTGCGCACCGGGTTTTGTGAATGCCGCGACGGTGTTGGTGGAGAAGCTGCAGCGTCAGCCCATCGTCAAAAGCCAGCTGGAAAAAGTCATCGAGGACAGCCTCGGTCACCACATCTGCCGCTGCACCGGCTATGTGCGCTACTACAGCGCGACCCGAAACGTGCTGACCGATCTCGGCCTGGTCAAGGAGGGTTAA
- a CDS encoding xanthine dehydrogenase family protein molybdopterin-binding subunit translates to MSNREISRRSFLQGGLVAGVSVTLTPLSSQALAALMENSVTVPSEQWLGNNGKARSRNDALSKVCGSKVFARDIRAKDMPGWPQQQGHAMLLKTTKADRIYAGYDLSWLDAELQPDRIVTAADLDKDGIAFPEEHAPDPLLPEGKVPMFIGHPVALLIWNDFERFRQAKAKLKFNDKAIRYGDKVPFYEGDTYGSFRYVRVGGATSADEDEFASLKDSILFPMLRNRRPVWNSLPNLHGNLTERGLFYAERMKQQIDTPPDNWLVFDERYKTPSIEPAAMEPDNGNGWYDPATKTLHFVVATQCPLETATETAKMIAPSRFGLANLNMHPGYTVGYGSKDHNIFVYYAALAALYGAGVPVRLANDRYEQFQSGIKRHPFDIRYQLAVDKTDHSFKIFRAEMNVDGGGRINYSPSVAAVGATAAQSIYYMPQNDLQVTSYHSRAVEAGSMRGYGTLQSMASTEMMVDEIADRLGIDAIDLRKKNAMVSGMKNTQGAVPAGALRLHEILDKAAVHEVWKNRDAVKKQREAQDPDNWYGVGFAICQKDFGTGSEAPMASIEFTADGHITLRHIGIEIGTGMSTSQALVVADFLGVPATEVKTGETEWKELQLITGGNPYIMSQAEQDNFLRNPRWVGKLASASSATNSAYYFSHATREAARVLFNHGLWPAALQIWGQGPYGGQANPYVVRREDAHWVDGRLTANGMQPLSFEQLARHAHEKGLVTGATVHGFNRWSWAEAEFSIDGVRERLPLDGLAVKYGDGAPSVKKAQMNSAGFHLLDRQNIHYPDTQLNNAAVTYYSPVATLVELKVNKGSAEVQVLNHHSWVECGRVLVEELVKGQLEGGIAMGIGHALMEEMPLYEGGPGEGDWNFNRYRLPMARHVAVWKQTAEILPPLSPSDPSKGIAEVVMIPVVGAIGNAVAHAIGKRVRDLPITSARIQEALNG, encoded by the coding sequence ATGTCCAACCGTGAAATATCCCGGCGCTCGTTCCTTCAGGGCGGGCTGGTGGCGGGTGTGAGCGTGACGCTCACGCCGCTCAGCAGTCAGGCGCTGGCGGCCTTGATGGAAAACAGCGTGACCGTGCCGTCCGAGCAATGGCTCGGCAACAACGGCAAGGCGCGCTCGCGTAACGATGCCTTGTCCAAGGTCTGCGGCAGCAAAGTCTTTGCCCGCGACATCCGCGCCAAGGACATGCCGGGCTGGCCGCAGCAACAAGGCCACGCCATGCTGCTGAAAACCACCAAGGCCGATCGCATTTACGCCGGCTACGATTTGTCGTGGCTCGACGCCGAATTGCAGCCGGACCGCATCGTCACCGCCGCTGACCTGGACAAGGACGGCATCGCCTTCCCGGAAGAGCACGCGCCGGATCCGCTGCTGCCGGAAGGCAAGGTGCCGATGTTCATCGGGCATCCGGTGGCGCTCCTGATCTGGAACGACTTCGAGCGTTTCCGTCAGGCCAAGGCCAAACTCAAATTCAATGACAAAGCGATTCGTTACGGCGACAAAGTGCCGTTCTACGAAGGCGATACTTACGGCAGCTTCCGCTACGTGCGCGTCGGCGGGGCGACCTCGGCGGACGAGGACGAATTCGCCAGCCTCAAGGATTCGATCCTGTTCCCGATGCTGCGCAACCGTCGTCCGGTCTGGAATTCCCTGCCGAATCTGCACGGCAACCTGACCGAGCGCGGCCTGTTCTACGCCGAGCGCATGAAGCAGCAGATCGACACGCCGCCAGACAACTGGCTGGTGTTCGACGAGCGCTACAAAACCCCGTCGATCGAACCGGCCGCCATGGAGCCGGACAACGGCAACGGCTGGTACGACCCGGCGACCAAGACCTTGCATTTTGTCGTCGCCACACAGTGCCCGCTGGAGACCGCGACCGAGACCGCGAAGATGATCGCGCCGTCGCGTTTCGGCCTGGCAAACCTGAACATGCACCCCGGTTACACCGTCGGCTACGGTTCCAAAGACCACAACATTTTCGTGTACTACGCGGCGCTTGCAGCGTTGTACGGCGCCGGTGTGCCGGTGCGTCTGGCCAACGATCGCTATGAGCAGTTCCAGAGCGGCATCAAGCGTCATCCGTTCGACATCCGCTATCAACTGGCGGTGGACAAGACCGATCACAGCTTCAAGATTTTCCGCGCCGAGATGAACGTCGACGGCGGCGGCCGGATCAATTACAGCCCATCGGTGGCGGCGGTTGGCGCCACGGCAGCGCAGTCGATCTACTACATGCCGCAGAACGATTTGCAGGTCACCTCCTACCATTCCCGCGCCGTTGAAGCCGGGTCGATGCGCGGTTACGGCACGCTGCAAAGCATGGCCTCCACCGAGATGATGGTCGATGAAATTGCCGATCGCCTCGGCATCGATGCGATTGATCTGCGCAAGAAAAACGCCATGGTCTCAGGCATGAAAAACACCCAGGGCGCGGTGCCGGCGGGTGCCTTGCGCCTGCACGAAATTCTCGATAAAGCCGCTGTCCACGAAGTCTGGAAAAACCGCGACGCGGTCAAAAAGCAGCGTGAAGCCCAGGACCCGGATAACTGGTACGGCGTTGGTTTCGCCATCTGCCAGAAAGACTTCGGCACCGGCTCCGAAGCGCCGATGGCGAGCATCGAATTCACCGCTGATGGGCACATCACCCTGCGCCACATCGGTATCGAAATCGGCACCGGCATGTCCACCTCGCAAGCCTTGGTCGTGGCCGATTTCCTCGGCGTCCCGGCGACTGAAGTGAAGACCGGCGAGACCGAATGGAAAGAGTTGCAGCTGATCACCGGCGGCAATCCGTACATCATGAGCCAGGCCGAGCAGGACAATTTCCTGCGCAATCCGCGTTGGGTCGGCAAGCTCGCCTCGGCTTCGTCGGCGACCAACTCTGCTTACTACTTCAGCCACGCCACCCGTGAAGCGGCGCGCGTGCTGTTCAACCACGGTTTGTGGCCGGCGGCGTTGCAGATCTGGGGCCAAGGCCCTTACGGCGGCCAGGCCAATCCGTATGTGGTGCGCCGCGAAGATGCGCATTGGGTCGACGGCCGACTCACCGCCAACGGCATGCAGCCGCTGAGCTTCGAGCAACTGGCCAGACACGCCCACGAAAAAGGCCTGGTGACCGGCGCAACCGTGCACGGGTTCAACCGCTGGAGCTGGGCCGAGGCCGAGTTCAGCATCGATGGCGTGCGTGAACGTCTGCCGCTCGACGGTCTGGCGGTGAAGTACGGTGATGGCGCTCCGAGCGTGAAAAAGGCGCAGATGAACAGCGCCGGTTTCCACCTGCTCGACCGCCAGAACATCCATTACCCGGACACTCAGTTGAACAACGCGGCGGTGACCTATTACAGCCCGGTCGCGACCCTGGTGGAATTGAAAGTGAACAAGGGGTCGGCCGAGGTTCAGGTGCTCAACCATCATTCGTGGGTCGAGTGCGGTCGTGTGCTGGTGGAAGAACTGGTCAAGGGCCAGCTCGAAGGCGGGATTGCCATGGGCATCGGTCATGCGTTGATGGAGGAGATGCCGCTGTACGAAGGCGGGCCGGGGGAGGGCGATTGGAATTTCAACCGCTACCGCTTGCCGATGGCGCGCCACGTTGCGGTCTGGAAGCAGACGGCCGAGATCCTGCCGCCGCTGTCGCCGAGCGATCCGTCCAAGGGCATCGCCGAAGTGGTGATGATCCCGGTGGTCGGCGCCATCGGTAACGCCGTGGCGCACGCCATCGGTAAACGGGTCCGCGACCTGCCTATCACTTCCGCACGCATCCAGGAGGCCCTCAATGGCTAA
- a CDS encoding LysR family transcriptional regulator → MTTPIISRSLLNRLRYKHLHMLVTLSSSQNLHRASQSLNMSQPAATRMLHEIEDMFGCDLFERLPRGMRPTALGSELIRFAESALSGLDRCAEDLIARQQGGYGYLSIGTIMGAAPDLVMDSIAEIKALNPQLRIRIMGDTSDQVIQLLEQGRIDLAIARRNAATDSEHYEFEQLGNERLLVVVHAGHPLVQREALELSELVSGWPWILQPETSPARIGLDQALQRLALPTPADIIECSSVYSMQQLIQLTDAIMVLSETALRDYLKMGLVVALPVELDVQLAPFGLLLRKGEHISRELGLFIDLLRRKAAIF, encoded by the coding sequence ATGACCACACCGATCATCTCCCGCAGCCTGCTCAACCGCCTGCGCTACAAGCATTTGCACATGCTGGTGACGCTGAGCAGCAGTCAGAACCTGCACCGTGCCTCGCAAAGCCTGAACATGTCGCAACCGGCGGCGACCCGGATGCTGCATGAGATTGAGGACATGTTCGGCTGCGATCTGTTCGAGCGCCTGCCGCGCGGAATGCGGCCAACGGCGTTGGGCAGTGAGTTGATTCGTTTCGCCGAATCCGCCCTCAGCGGCCTCGACCGCTGCGCCGAAGACCTGATCGCGCGGCAGCAGGGCGGTTACGGTTATCTGTCCATCGGCACCATCATGGGCGCCGCGCCTGACCTGGTGATGGATTCGATTGCCGAAATCAAGGCGCTCAATCCGCAGTTGCGCATTCGCATCATGGGCGACACCAGTGACCAGGTGATCCAGCTTCTGGAGCAGGGCCGCATCGACCTCGCCATTGCCCGGCGCAATGCCGCCACCGACAGCGAACATTACGAATTCGAACAGCTGGGCAACGAACGGTTGCTGGTTGTCGTTCACGCCGGTCATCCCTTGGTGCAAAGGGAAGCACTCGAACTCTCGGAACTGGTCAGCGGCTGGCCGTGGATCCTGCAGCCAGAGACCAGTCCGGCGCGCATCGGTCTTGATCAGGCCTTGCAGCGCCTGGCCTTGCCGACGCCCGCCGACATCATCGAATGCAGCTCGGTGTATTCGATGCAGCAACTGATTCAACTGACCGACGCCATCATGGTGCTCTCGGAAACCGCGTTGCGCGACTACCTGAAAATGGGGCTGGTGGTGGCGCTGCCCGTAGAGCTGGACGTGCAACTGGCGCCGTTCGGATTGCTGCTGCGCAAGGGCGAACACATCAGCCGGGAGTTGGGTTTGTTCATCGATTTGCTCCGCAGAAAAGCGGCGATTTTTTGA
- a CDS encoding MFS transporter: MKTLPAPLLAKISWRLLPFLLLMYIMAFLDRANVGFAKQAFQADTNISDAAFAFGAGVFFVGYALLEVPSNLILHRVGARLWMCRIMVTWGLVSAAMVFAHTETSFYILRFLLGVAEAGFFPGVILYLTYWFPSAARGKAMGFFYFGAPLAFIFGSPLSGLLLELDGFAGVHGWQWLFAVEGLMATAVGVWAYWYLDNRPADAKWLTVEERQQVQGILDQEDSHKQNHGRSLLNVLCQPSVLYLCLIYLLIQASVYGVVFYLPTQVGGLLGTKVGLMVGLVTAIPWICAIVAAYLIPGYSDRTGERRRTACLTLLMSAAGIACSVTFASPFLGIVALCFAASGFIAVQPVFWTFPSSYLAGSAAAAGIALINSFGALGGFIAPVLKNWAEGAFHSPAAGLYVLAGTTVIAALLVLGIRSPVQKPSSTPATV, translated from the coding sequence ATGAAGACTCTACCCGCGCCTCTGCTCGCCAAAATTTCCTGGCGGCTGCTGCCCTTCCTGCTGCTGATGTACATCATGGCCTTCCTCGACCGCGCCAACGTCGGGTTCGCCAAACAAGCCTTTCAAGCCGACACCAATATCAGCGACGCCGCCTTCGCCTTCGGTGCCGGGGTGTTTTTCGTCGGATATGCGCTGCTTGAAGTGCCGAGCAATCTGATCCTGCACCGTGTCGGCGCCCGGCTGTGGATGTGCCGGATCATGGTCACCTGGGGCCTGGTCTCCGCCGCCATGGTCTTCGCCCACACCGAAACCAGCTTCTACATCCTGCGCTTTTTGCTGGGCGTGGCCGAAGCCGGATTCTTCCCCGGCGTCATCCTCTACCTCACCTATTGGTTCCCCAGCGCCGCGCGCGGCAAGGCCATGGGCTTCTTCTACTTCGGTGCGCCGCTGGCGTTCATCTTCGGCAGCCCGCTGTCCGGTCTGTTGCTGGAGCTGGACGGATTTGCCGGTGTCCACGGCTGGCAATGGCTGTTCGCGGTTGAAGGCCTGATGGCCACGGCGGTGGGTGTCTGGGCCTATTGGTATCTGGACAATCGCCCGGCCGATGCGAAGTGGCTGACGGTTGAAGAGCGCCAGCAAGTGCAAGGCATCCTCGATCAAGAAGACAGCCACAAACAGAACCACGGCCGCAGCCTGCTCAACGTCCTGTGCCAGCCGTCGGTGCTGTACCTGTGCCTGATTTATCTGCTCATTCAGGCCAGCGTCTACGGCGTGGTGTTCTATCTGCCCACCCAGGTCGGCGGATTGTTGGGCACCAAGGTCGGCCTGATGGTTGGACTGGTCACGGCGATTCCGTGGATCTGCGCGATCGTCGCGGCGTACCTGATCCCCGGTTACAGCGACCGCACCGGCGAACGGCGCCGCACCGCCTGCCTGACCTTGCTGATGTCGGCAGCCGGGATCGCCTGCTCGGTGACCTTCGCAAGCCCGTTCCTCGGCATCGTCGCGCTGTGCTTCGCCGCGTCCGGTTTCATCGCCGTGCAACCGGTGTTCTGGACCTTCCCTTCCAGCTACCTCGCCGGCAGCGCTGCGGCGGCCGGGATCGCCTTGATCAACTCGTTCGGCGCCCTCGGCGGCTTCATCGCCCCGGTGCTGAAAAACTGGGCCGAAGGCGCCTTCCATTCACCGGCCGCCGGTTTATACGTGCTGGCCGGCACCACTGTCATCGCCGCGTTGCTGGTGCTGGGTATCCGCTCACCCGTCCAGAAGCCTTCCAGTACACCGGCCACCGTTTAA
- the rhmD gene encoding L-rhamnonate dehydratase — translation MGIPTIKHVRAFTLRGGGADYHDQADGHWIDDHIATPMSKYPEYRQSRRTFGINVLGTLVVEIEASDGTVGFAVTTGGEPAAYIVEKHLARFLEGARVTDIEKIWDQMYQSTLYYGRKGIVINTISGVDLALWDLLGKIRKEPVHQLLGGAVRDELQFYATGARPDLAQKMGFIGGKMPLHHGPAEGEEGLRKNLEELATMRERVGPDFWLMLDCWMSLDLNYATKLAVGAHEYGLKWIEEALPPDDYWGYAALRNNVPKGMLVTTGEHEATRWGFRMLLEMDCCDIIQPDVGWCGGITELVKISALADAHNALVIPHGSSVYSYHFVATRHNSPFAEFLMMAPKADEVVPMFHPQLLGEPVPVNGRMRLSALDQPGFGVTLNPECQLHRPYNR, via the coding sequence ATGGGCATTCCAACCATCAAACACGTCCGCGCCTTCACCCTGCGAGGCGGCGGCGCGGATTATCACGATCAGGCGGACGGCCACTGGATCGACGATCACATCGCTACGCCGATGAGCAAATACCCAGAGTACCGCCAGAGCCGCCGCACTTTCGGCATCAACGTGCTCGGGACACTGGTGGTCGAGATCGAAGCCAGCGACGGCACGGTCGGTTTTGCCGTGACAACCGGTGGCGAGCCTGCCGCGTATATCGTCGAAAAACACTTGGCGCGATTCCTGGAAGGTGCGCGGGTCACCGATATCGAAAAAATCTGGGACCAGATGTACCAATCGACGTTGTATTACGGGCGCAAAGGCATCGTCATCAACACGATCTCCGGCGTCGACCTGGCGCTGTGGGACTTGCTTGGCAAGATCCGCAAAGAGCCAGTGCATCAATTGCTCGGCGGTGCGGTGCGCGACGAATTGCAGTTCTACGCCACCGGCGCCCGTCCGGATCTGGCGCAGAAAATGGGTTTCATCGGCGGCAAGATGCCGCTGCACCACGGCCCGGCCGAAGGTGAGGAAGGCCTGCGCAAGAACCTCGAAGAGTTGGCCACCATGCGGGAACGGGTCGGCCCGGACTTCTGGCTGATGCTCGATTGCTGGATGAGCCTGGACCTCAACTACGCCACCAAACTGGCGGTCGGCGCCCACGAATACGGTTTGAAGTGGATCGAAGAAGCCCTGCCGCCGGACGATTACTGGGGTTACGCGGCCCTGCGCAACAACGTGCCCAAAGGCATGCTGGTGACCACCGGCGAACACGAAGCCACCCGTTGGGGCTTCCGCATGCTCCTGGAAATGGATTGCTGCGACATCATCCAGCCGGACGTTGGCTGGTGCGGCGGCATCACCGAACTGGTGAAGATCTCGGCTCTGGCCGACGCCCACAACGCTCTGGTCATTCCTCACGGCTCGTCGGTCTACAGCTATCACTTCGTCGCCACCCGACATAACAGCCCGTTCGCCGAGTTCCTGATGATGGCGCCGAAAGCGGATGAAGTGGTGCCGATGTTCCACCCGCAATTGCTCGGCGAACCGGTGCCGGTGAACGGTCGCATGCGCCTGTCGGCACTCGACCAGCCAGGTTTCGGCGTGACGCTCAACCCGGAATGCCAACTGCATCGGCCGTATAACCGCTGA
- a CDS encoding aldolase/citrate lyase family protein, whose amino-acid sequence MNMPHNAFKAALKNPATQYGIWAGFATGYAAEIVATTGYDWMLIDGEHAPNTVPGVLAQLQAVAPYSTAPVVRAVTGDANLIKQLLDIGAQTLMIPMVETAEQAAALVRAMRYPPHGIRGVGGGLTRATRWDGVPDYLNTAHEQACLIVQVESRTGVENVEAIAAVEGVDAVFIGPADLSIGLGHAGNPGHPEVQERIQHAVHATLAAGKACGILAPNEEDARRYQSWGCQFIAVAIDISLLRQSAMTTLARYRTPATEYAPSRTY is encoded by the coding sequence ATGAACATGCCTCACAACGCTTTCAAGGCCGCGCTGAAAAATCCGGCGACCCAGTACGGCATCTGGGCCGGTTTCGCCACCGGCTATGCCGCCGAAATCGTCGCCACTACCGGTTATGACTGGATGTTGATCGATGGTGAACATGCGCCGAACACCGTGCCCGGCGTACTCGCGCAATTGCAGGCGGTGGCGCCCTACTCCACCGCGCCCGTCGTGCGTGCAGTGACGGGCGATGCCAATCTGATCAAGCAACTGCTGGATATCGGCGCGCAAACGCTGATGATCCCGATGGTCGAAACCGCCGAACAAGCGGCCGCGCTGGTGCGCGCCATGCGTTATCCGCCGCATGGCATTCGTGGCGTCGGCGGCGGCCTGACCCGCGCCACGCGCTGGGACGGCGTGCCGGATTACCTGAACACCGCCCATGAGCAGGCGTGCCTGATCGTGCAGGTGGAATCGCGCACGGGTGTGGAAAACGTCGAAGCAATCGCCGCTGTCGAAGGCGTGGACGCGGTGTTTATCGGCCCGGCGGATTTGTCCATCGGCCTCGGCCATGCCGGCAACCCGGGTCATCCTGAGGTTCAAGAACGCATCCAACACGCGGTGCACGCAACGCTCGCGGCCGGCAAGGCCTGCGGCATTCTCGCGCCGAACGAAGAAGACGCGCGCCGCTATCAGAGTTGGGGTTGCCAGTTCATTGCGGTGGCCATCGACATCAGCTTGCTGCGCCAGAGCGCCATGACCACCCTCGCGCGCTATCGCACACCGGCCACCGAGTACGCGCCGTCGCGCACCTATTGA
- the aldA gene encoding aldehyde dehydrogenase produces the protein MSSVPVYENFINGQFVASAAHLDVINPATGVALSKVPASTAEDVDRALAAARAAQKDWSRKPAIERAGHLRRIAAKLRENVQYLARTITLEQGKVSGLAEVEVNFTADYLDYMAEWARRIEGEIITSDRQNENIFLFRKPLGVVAGILPWNFPFFLIARKMAPALLTGNTIVIKPSEETPNNCFEFARLVAETDLPPGVFNVVCGDGRVGAALSAHKGVDMISFTGSVDTGSRIMAAAAPNITKLNLELGGKAPAIVLADADLDLAVKAIRDSRIINSGQVCNCAERVYVERKVADQFIERISAAMSATRYGDPIARPDVEMGPLINRQGLDSVNRKVRTALSQGASLISGGQIADLPNGFHFQPTVLAGCSADMEIMREEIFGPVLPIQIVDDLDEAIALANDCDYGLTSSIYTRDLSKTMQAMRELDFGETYVNRENFEAMQGFHAGVRKSGIGGADGKHGLYEYTHTHAVYLQG, from the coding sequence ATGTCGTCCGTGCCTGTCTACGAAAACTTCATCAACGGCCAGTTTGTGGCCAGTGCTGCCCACCTCGATGTGATCAACCCGGCCACCGGCGTCGCGCTGTCGAAAGTCCCGGCCTCGACAGCCGAAGACGTCGACCGCGCCCTCGCCGCCGCGCGTGCTGCGCAAAAAGACTGGTCACGCAAACCGGCGATTGAACGCGCCGGGCATCTGCGCCGCATCGCCGCCAAGCTGCGGGAGAACGTCCAGTACCTGGCGCGCACCATTACCCTGGAACAAGGCAAGGTCAGCGGCCTCGCAGAGGTCGAGGTCAATTTCACCGCCGATTACCTCGACTACATGGCCGAGTGGGCCCGACGCATTGAAGGCGAAATCATCACCAGCGACCGCCAGAACGAAAATATCTTTCTGTTCCGCAAACCGCTGGGCGTGGTCGCCGGGATTCTGCCGTGGAATTTCCCGTTCTTCCTGATCGCCCGCAAGATGGCCCCAGCCCTGCTGACCGGCAACACCATCGTTATCAAACCCAGCGAAGAAACGCCGAACAACTGCTTCGAATTCGCCCGGCTCGTCGCCGAAACCGATCTGCCGCCCGGTGTGTTCAATGTGGTCTGCGGCGATGGCCGAGTGGGCGCGGCGCTCAGTGCGCACAAGGGTGTGGACATGATCAGCTTCACCGGCAGCGTCGACACCGGCTCGCGAATCATGGCCGCCGCTGCACCGAACATCACCAAGCTCAACCTGGAGCTGGGCGGCAAGGCGCCGGCCATTGTGCTGGCGGATGCCGACCTCGATCTGGCGGTGAAAGCCATTCGCGATTCGCGGATCATCAACAGCGGCCAGGTGTGCAATTGCGCCGAACGGGTATACGTCGAGCGTAAGGTCGCCGATCAGTTTATCGAACGCATTTCTGCGGCGATGAGCGCGACCCGTTACGGTGATCCGATTGCCCGGCCGGACGTAGAAATGGGCCCGTTGATCAACCGTCAGGGCCTGGACAGCGTCAACCGCAAAGTCCGTACGGCGTTGAGTCAGGGCGCAAGTTTGATCAGTGGCGGGCAAATTGCCGATCTACCAAATGGCTTCCACTTCCAGCCCACGGTGTTGGCGGGTTGCAGCGCCGATATGGAAATCATGCGCGAGGAGATTTTCGGCCCGGTGCTGCCGATCCAGATCGTCGATGACCTCGACGAAGCCATCGCCCTGGCCAACGATTGCGACTATGGCCTGACTTCATCGATCTACACCCGCGACTTGAGTAAAACCATGCAGGCGATGCGCGAGCTGGATTTTGGCGAGACTTACGTCAACCGGGAGAACTTCGAAGCCATGCAGGGCTTCCATGCCGGGGTGCGTAAATCCGGGATTGGTGGTGCGGATGGCAAGCATGGGCTTTACGAGTACACGCATACCCATGCGGTGTATTTACAGGGCTGA